TAGTGGATTCTATAGGTGATATAGTAGTTACAAATGATGGAGTCACAATACTTCAGGAAATGGAAATTGAACATCCAGCTGCAAAGATGATGGTCGAAGTATCCAAAACACAAAATGAGGAGGTTGGTGATGGAACAACAACCGCAGTAGTGGTTGCAGGTGAACTTTTGAAAAGGGCAGGTGAACTTTTGGAGCAGGAAATCCATCCAACAGTTATTATCAAAGGTTATAAGATAGCCAAGGAACAGGCCTTGAAAACACTTGAAAAAATCTCACAGAAAGTTTCATTATCCGATAGAGATACATTAAAGAAAATTGCAATGACAAGTATGAGCGGAAAATCTGGTTATGGATATGGAGAAAAATTTGCGGATATGGTAGTGGATGCAGTAATACAGGTTGCAGAAAAGAAAGGTGATAAAGTTATAGTTGACATTGAAAACATCAAGAGAGAAAAGAAGCAAGGTGGTTCAATAGATGACACAGAATTGATAAAAGGATTGGTTATAGATAAAGATGTTGTTCATCCAGGTATGCCGAAGGAAGTAAAAGATGCAAAGATAGCATTGCTGGATGTTGCCCTGGAAGTAAAATCAACAGAGACTGATGCCCAAATACAAATAACCGACCCAACAAAACTCCAGGCATTCATAGAACAGGAGGAAAAGATATTGAAGAAAATGGTCGAAGATGTGGAGAAATCTGGGGCAAATGTGGTCTTGACACAAAAAGGAATAGATGATGTTGCCCAACATTACTTGGCAAAGAAAGGAATACTAGCAGCAAGAAGGGTAAAGAAATCTGACATGGAAAAATTAGCAAAGGCAACTGGTGCTAGAATAGTGACAAGTTTGTCTGACTTATCAAAAGATGACTTGGGATATGCAAAGTTAGTTGAACAGCAGAAGATTGGAGATGAAGAGATGATATTTATCAGAGATTGCAAGAATCCAAAGGCGGTAACAATTTTAGTTAGAGGTGGAACTGAACATGTGGTTGACGAAGTGGACAGGGCTATAGAGGATGCAATTGGTGCAGTGGCTTCTGCTATTGAAGTCGGAAAGATTGTTCCAGGGGGTGGTGCTCCAGAGGCAGCCATAGCAAAGGATCTTAGAAAATTTGCAGAAGGATTTTCAGGGAGGGAACAATTGGCAATAAATGCCTTTGCAGATGCGATGGAAATTATACCAAGAAGTTTAGCAGAGAACGGTGGATTGGATCCGATAGATACATTAGTGATGTTAAGGGCCGAGCATGATAAGGGAAACACGAAAATCGGAGTTAATGTCCTTGAAGGTGGAGTTACAGATATGTTAAAATTAGGTGTAATAGAACCACTTAAAGTAAAAACCCAGGCAATCAAATCAGCAACAGAGGCAGCAGAAATGATATTGAGAATAGATGATGTCATCTCAGCATCCAAGTTGAGCAAAGGTGGTGGAATGCCATCATCTCCTCCTGGTGGGGGTGGTGGTGGAATGGAGGATATGGAATACTAAAAACTTCTTTCTTCTTTATTTACAATTTTTCCTTTTTTGAAAAACTTATTTATACTAAAAACAAATAATTTAAAATTAGAAAGCCTAATTAATTTAGGTGAAGATATGGTTATTGAAGATGATGATAGAGAATATGAATTAATTCCTCTTTCTCCTATAAGAAGATTGGAAAGAAGACTAGAGAAACTTGAGAATAATATTGGAGGTGGCATGGGTAACCTCTCAAAAGAGCTTCTGAGTGATGTTGTTGATATTGTGAGAATGAACCAGATGCTAGTTGATGAGTTGGCAAAATCAAATGATGCTTTGAGAATAGAATTGTCAAAACTTCCAGCAAGGCTGGATGAATTGATAACAAATATGAAGGAATTGGTTTCTTTTATAAAAGCATCTGGTGAACAGGAAGTCACTGGTTTAAGTCAGGATGTGATGAAGCCAGTTGTTGAGAAATTGGATGAGTTGGTAAAAACAAACAAACAAATAACAAGTAAAAATGATGCAATGCTGGAATTATTGGATGAGGTTGGAAAGAGATTGAGGAGACCAGCAATGCCAAGGCCAATTCCACAGATTCAACAACCCCAGATGCCACAGAAAAGAATCCAACCATTAAATTTGTGAGGTAATAAAACATGAAAGGAGTCTCTGCAATAATAGCGACAATTTTGCTACTCCTTATTACCATTTCATTGGCTGGAGTGGCATATATGTATATGGTTGGTATTATAGGGGGTAAGACACAAAAGACAATTTCAGTATTTGAACCTTCTTGTACTGTTAATGCTGGTGGAACAAGAACAATTGGATTTGTTATTTCAAATGACGGTACAGTTGCTATAAACACTTCAAGTACTAGAAATGAGATAAAGGTATACATAAACAATCAACCGATTTCCCCAAATTTCCAGGGGACAATATCACTTACACCACAGAACACAACATTTGTTACCATAAGTAGTGCAACAGCTATAACTTCAGGAGCCAATAGGCTTTTAGTTATTTCTCCTAGTAATTCAGTAAGTCATGTAGTTTATTGCCCAGCATAAACTATATCTTTTACCAATACCAACTATAATCCAGATTTGATGAAAGGACAATCTCAAATGGTTTCAGCTATTTTAATAGTCTTGATAACCTTAGGAATAATAGGGGGCATCTACCCTTGGGCATCCTCTGTCATCCAGAAAAAAAAGGATTCAAAGACTGTTGATGATGTTTACAATTTTTTTCAGAAATTAGATTCAACAATAATAAATATAGCAAGAAACGGGGGAGAGGAATCTGTTGAATTGAAAACACCGGGAATCATAGAAGTCTATCCAAATAGTATTTCAAACAACCCTCTAAACAACAGCATAGTATTCAAATTTCAGTCAAAGGTAACAAATGTAGCAGGGACCTCCGAATGGATACCTTTGAATACACCTAATTCTAACCCAACTGGTATATTGGGGATAGATAAACCTGGGGTAATACTGGCAAATTCAACAATAGGTGAAAGGGATATAGATGTCTGGTACAGGGTTTGGTATAGGGAATTGAGGGACCCAGAGACAGGAAAAACTTACAAGATAAATATAACAACATCAGATCAACAAATTAAAGCATCTTCTTACGGTTTTATTAGAATACAAAAAATTGGGTCAACTTTATACGGTGATAATTTAATTACAACAGAAGTTAATATTATTGTTTGATGAAGGGCCAGACTCTTATAATTGAATTTCTACTATTTTTTATAATCTCTTTTTCAATTTTTGCCTTGATAAGTTCTTTTTTCTATAAACAAAATGATTTTTTTAAAGATATAGTTGGTGAAAGACTCACTACCAATGTCAACAATCTAATCTCATCACAGATAATTAGAGGTGTAAATTGCAAATACTGCGATCATATCTCTATAGAGGAAAATGTCCCATCGAAAATAGGTGGCAATTTTTATACTATTGAGATAAGAAAGACAGGAATCAACTCAACAGTTTTTTCAGGAAAACCATTTTCAAATGTAAATTCAATACTAAATTTAAACGAGACTCTTGCTATAAAAGAATCTTCATCAAATAGTGAAAATAAAATAATACAAATCCAAATTAATAATATTAAAAAGGAAGTAGGGGTTGAATAATGAAGAGAAGGGTAATATTCAGAAAACTGGTGGATGGTTATAAGGCCCAGACAAGATGGAAATTGGATGATAAGACATATTTCAAGGGAATAATTCCTTCATTCGACAAACCAATAGAAATAACTGGTGAAGTATCAATAAGGGGTCAAGAAAAAATAAAGCTTGGAGAACTAAAAGGTGTAGAAATACCAGAGTTTGACAAGAAAAGACCATCAAAATTTGGGATTGGCAAGGATGGGGATTTTTCCCCATATCAAGCAACTTACCCTTTGATACCCTCAAACCCATCAAAAGATGAGCCAATAATGGCTTATGCAAAAGTTCAATGGAACTCAACCACAAACAGATATGAATATCTAGTTATAGAACCCCAAATACCACCAAAGGTAAGAAGATTGATAGATAAATTGAAAGAGATATTGGAAGAAAAGCTGGATGTTGATTTCACAAAATTGAAGAAACAAGAAGCAAAAGATTACCTAAAAAGGGAAGCTTTCAAACTTTTGGATTATTTTGGTTTGAAGATATCGGAAATTGAAAAAACAATAATAACTTACTACATAGAGAAAAATTTCCTTGGTTTAGGTCCGATAGAACCACTCTTTCATGACCCAAATATAGAAGATATAAGTTGCGATGGGGTTAATATACCAATATATGTATTTCACCAGAATCCTTCAGTTGGTTCTGTCCAGACAAATATAGTTTTTAAAGATCCGGAGGAACTCGATTCTTTTGTTATGAGGTTAGCCCAGTTGTGTGGGCAATCAATATCAGTCCTAGATCCACTTTTGGATGGTTCTCTGCCAGATGGCTCAAGGGTTCAAGCCACTCTTTCAACTGATATAGCAAGAAGAGGTTCCAATTTTACAATAAGAAAATTCAGAGAAGTTCCCCTCTCATTAGTTCAATTAATAAATTATAGAACCACAGATGTTAGGACATTAGCTTTCTTGTGGATGGCAGTTGATTATGGTTGTAGCATTCTAGTTTCAGGCGGAACAGCCACAGGAAAAACCGTTTTTCTAAATGTATTGTCCTCATTCATTAGACCAGAGATGAAAATAGTAAGCATAGAAGACACGGCCGAATTGAAGTTACACCACCCCCACTGGATACCGCATGTATCTAGAACATCAATTTCCACTGAAGTTGGAAAAGAAATGGGTCAAATAGATTTGTTTGACCTACTGAAAGAAAGTCTAAGGCAAAGACCAGATTATATAATAGTCGGGGAAGTTAGGGGACAAGAGGCATATGTACTATTTCAACAAATGGCAACAGGTCACCCATCATTTGCCACCATTCATGCAGATACTATAGAAAAATTAATAGACAGATTGACAACACCACCGATAAATCTTTCTCCCAGCCTCATCGAGAGTCTAGATCTAATAGTTTTTCTTTCAAGACTGAAGTACAAGGGAAAATTCACCAGAAAACTCCAAGCAATATACGAAATTAGTGGTTTTGATAGGGAAAAAAACATACCAATAACAAGTCCAATATTTGAATGGGACGCAGAAGATGACAAGATTAAGTCAAAGAACCCCAGCATTACTTTGAGAAAAATAACAATAAAGACGGGAATGAGTGAAAAAGAACTTGTTGAAGAATTTAAGAGAAGGATGAACATAATAAACTGGTTAGTGGAAAACAACATTACTGACAACCAGACAATAACACAGGTAATAAATCTGTATTACAGCTACCCAGAGAGGGTGATAGATGTCATCAGTGGTGGTTTATAGTGCCATCTTACACACAAATAGCAATGAAATATGTAGGAAGGATAATTGATCCCTATCTAAATTTTTTCAGTGATCTGAAAAGAGATTTGAAGAGAAGCAGGATGAAAATATCCCTTCAAGAATATCTTTCAGTTTCAATTTTCACTTGTATTTTACTTTTTTTTATTGAAATTCCACTTTTGATGTTTATATTTTTTCTTCTTAAATTTGGTTTAGTTTTCAGTATTTTTATGTCATTCACAGCTTCACTAATCCTTTCCATTCTACTTTTTCTTGTCTTTCTTAATTATCCAAAGTTTGTGATAAGAGATAGAGCAAAGTCAATAGAAAACACGCTTCCATTTGCTGGGGTCTATTTATCAACAATAGCAAGTTCAGGTCTCCCACCACATCAGATATTTGAAATATTCTCAAAGTTCGAGGAATATGGTGAGATCTCAAAGGAAGCAAAAAACATAGTAAGTGATATGAAAGCCTTTGGTTTGAATATCAATGAGGCACTTAGAAGGGCGATAGAAAGAACACCGTCAAAAGACATGAGGGAGCTTTTATGGTCCATGCTATCCACATTGGAAAGTGGGGGAAACCTTAC
This is a stretch of genomic DNA from Candidatus Aenigmatarchaeota archaeon. It encodes these proteins:
- a CDS encoding archaellin/type IV pilin N-terminal domain-containing protein, with protein sequence MKGVSAIIATILLLLITISLAGVAYMYMVGIIGGKTQKTISVFEPSCTVNAGGTRTIGFVISNDGTVAINTSSTRNEIKVYINNQPISPNFQGTISLTPQNTTFVTISSATAITSGANRLLVISPSNSVSHVVYCPA
- the thsB gene encoding thermosome subunit beta, translating into MGQLGGQPVLILPEGTLRTKGRSAQENNIAAAKAVADAVRTTLGPKGMDKMLVDSIGDIVVTNDGVTILQEMEIEHPAAKMMVEVSKTQNEEVGDGTTTAVVVAGELLKRAGELLEQEIHPTVIIKGYKIAKEQALKTLEKISQKVSLSDRDTLKKIAMTSMSGKSGYGYGEKFADMVVDAVIQVAEKKGDKVIVDIENIKREKKQGGSIDDTELIKGLVIDKDVVHPGMPKEVKDAKIALLDVALEVKSTETDAQIQITDPTKLQAFIEQEEKILKKMVEDVEKSGANVVLTQKGIDDVAQHYLAKKGILAARRVKKSDMEKLAKATGARIVTSLSDLSKDDLGYAKLVEQQKIGDEEMIFIRDCKNPKAVTILVRGGTEHVVDEVDRAIEDAIGAVASAIEVGKIVPGGGAPEAAIAKDLRKFAEGFSGREQLAINAFADAMEIIPRSLAENGGLDPIDTLVMLRAEHDKGNTKIGVNVLEGGVTDMLKLGVIEPLKVKTQAIKSATEAAEMILRIDDVISASKLSKGGGMPSSPPGGGGGGMEDMEY
- a CDS encoding type II/IV secretion system ATPase subunit, whose protein sequence is MKRRVIFRKLVDGYKAQTRWKLDDKTYFKGIIPSFDKPIEITGEVSIRGQEKIKLGELKGVEIPEFDKKRPSKFGIGKDGDFSPYQATYPLIPSNPSKDEPIMAYAKVQWNSTTNRYEYLVIEPQIPPKVRRLIDKLKEILEEKLDVDFTKLKKQEAKDYLKREAFKLLDYFGLKISEIEKTIITYYIEKNFLGLGPIEPLFHDPNIEDISCDGVNIPIYVFHQNPSVGSVQTNIVFKDPEELDSFVMRLAQLCGQSISVLDPLLDGSLPDGSRVQATLSTDIARRGSNFTIRKFREVPLSLVQLINYRTTDVRTLAFLWMAVDYGCSILVSGGTATGKTVFLNVLSSFIRPEMKIVSIEDTAELKLHHPHWIPHVSRTSISTEVGKEMGQIDLFDLLKESLRQRPDYIIVGEVRGQEAYVLFQQMATGHPSFATIHADTIEKLIDRLTTPPINLSPSLIESLDLIVFLSRLKYKGKFTRKLQAIYEISGFDREKNIPITSPIFEWDAEDDKIKSKNPSITLRKITIKTGMSEKELVEEFKRRMNIINWLVENNITDNQTITQVINLYYSYPERVIDVISGGL
- a CDS encoding type II secretion system F family protein — encoded protein: MPSYTQIAMKYVGRIIDPYLNFFSDLKRDLKRSRMKISLQEYLSVSIFTCILLFFIEIPLLMFIFFLLKFGLVFSIFMSFTASLILSILLFLVFLNYPKFVIRDRAKSIENTLPFAGVYLSTIASSGLPPHQIFEIFSKFEEYGEISKEAKNIVSDMKAFGLNINEALRRAIERTPSKDMRELLWSMLSTLESGGNLTVLLEEKSKNFLENYRRKLTEFARNLTIYLEVYLTLLVLGAIFFTILTSIMSGIGGVGQTNIVLIQFFLIFIFIPLISFGFIVLIKATSPGVE